The genomic region GGCTCAAGAGCTCCCACATGCTCTAGCTTTGCAGTACTTTGACTTGTTCTTGGTGTAATGTGTTTAAtaccaaaagatgaggactagAGAACAATTTGTGTTTAGGTTTATATGGTTGAGAACATATCGATGCCATTGCTAGGCATACTAATTAAAGTACAGTATGGATTCGTTTTACACTCATTCCCGAACAAAGGTAGGTAGTTAACCAAACTAAATTAGTGCTCACAATTTTTATGCTAGCGACAGTCTACACTGTATTAATCTAAATTACGGAGAGACGACTCAACTTGAATGCAAACGGAAGCACATTACTTTAACCTGTAATGATGTGAAGGTTAAagagtcccacatcggtgaaaGGAAAAACCTTGCAaaagcttataagaggttgggctattctggaaccccaactttcttcatggtatcagagtaggttGGCCACGCGTGCGTCACCCGATTAGTGTGTCCACATGCTAAGCTTAAAAATTCAATAAACATCAGACGGCGTGTTGAGAGTCTCAATTTCATGTCAGGAAAAGGAGGATTCTCAATCAGTAATAAATTGGAGTgattagttttaattaaacataaataataaagGGACAACGATTAtttgccctcccacttccggtgccctcttgtttgtgtgatcacggttaaaccacgtcaacattatatattactattcatttttgtcttattatctctataaaaaaaataatataaaatgttaacgtgacttaaccgtgatcacacaaaacaggagggcacgggaGGGTACCGAAaatggaagggcagacaatccttgtccataATAAAGAAGGCTGCCTGCTCCTCAAAGGGTCCTGAAATTACCCGTTTCGAGGGTTTTGCTTCCTTTAACTCCCTGACAACTGTGCATGATCATGGCATCATTATCCTTGTACTACGTGTGGCAAACACCGACACCCTCTATCAGCCTACGGGGACGTGACACACGCACAACCCTAACTCCCTTTGCGGCCTCAACGCCACCGAAACCTCCTGTGCACGGGTGCATACACACAGTCAACATTTCTATATAACAAACTTCACTCTTACATAATACTAATGGCATTAGAGTATATTAACTCAAAAATGTGAAACTTTCTATTGCCTATTTGGTTCATTGACGATgatcactttttattttgttgaaaagattttgagttcaactCTCATAgatattgaaaacaaagattaatTGTAAGTTTTTACGTACATGTATGAGATAAAATCTCAACACATATCCTCATATTTGGCATGAATTAAACCAAATAATTATACAATACAAATTAGGCTTATTCTGATATCCTGATAGAACTAAAAATGTACCTTGAACCAAAATCAATTAGCAATCGTTGAAGACCATAAttatatattgaaaaatcagAGTTTACATTATCAATGTGAGAAAATCTCTCAACACATTACGTACTAGTGTGCAATGTGCATGGGGTTGTGTACTCTACACTACTGCTttcttaattataattattttaccCCATATAAGCATATAGACTATACTATTTCATTTACATGCAACCCAATTgagccttctctctctctctctctctctctctctctctctctctctctctttctctccaacTCTGAAAGGAAGAGGGagtgttggaaattttgatgaAGCCTAAGAAGAATTGGGTCATTGGTGATGGAGAGAGCAGGATGGAAACCAAACGATGATCATCATCACACATTTCCCAATTGTCCCCGGTGTGGTTGTTCCAACACCAAATTTTGTTACTACAACAACTATAGTTTAACTCAGCCAAGGTACTTTTGCAAGGGCTGTAAAAGGTACTGGACCAAAGGAGGGTCCCTCAGGAACGTCCCCGTCGGAGGTGGCTGCCGCAGGAATAGAAGAGGGTCCAAGTCTTTAAGGCTAtccgccaccaccaccagcaCTACAGAAGGTCACGCGCATCACAACACAAAGAAGAGTAGGGCCAGTACTTATGAGGGTGCTCATAATTCCTATGGCACCAACGTATTGGGTGATTCCACAAGTCCCTCAGTGACTCAAGATGGGTCACATATTGATCTTGCACTTGTTTATGCAAATTTCTTGAAGCAGAAGCCCGATAATTCAGATAGTACTACTGAATCTGATCATCAACTACCAAAATTTCCAAGTGAATTCGACCCGGCAGCTTTAGATTTTTCGAGCATGGAATTAAACATGAACAATGCAAGCTCAGACAATACTAGTACTCAGTTAATGGATAATCATTATCATCAAAATGGTCTTGTTGGGTCGCTTGGATTTCACACTCTATCTCATGATCACTTGTCCACTGAAAATTGTAGCACCAATGACCGTATGTACTTTGGTGGATTAGACCCATTAATTCATCATCCAGAGAAGCATCATCATCAACACACAAGTGAAGTAGTACAATATGCAAGCGATTTTGGGTTGCCCCCATTGCCAGGCCAAGAGGCATTGTGGTCTACTACTTCGCAAATGATGGATAGTGGTAGTCATACAATGCAAGCTGGCACATCGATACTAGGACATGAACTTCATAATCCCAACTTGTTAATGGATGGTTGGAGCCCGTTTGATCTGCCATGTAACGAAACTTTCTCCAGGAGTACATGATGAGAGAAGAAATGTTgttcattgttttcattttgttttaatatACTATGAATATGATTACTTATGTATAGAATAGATTGGAAATTAAGAATCACACCATGAATAatccataaatataaatatgatcaTTTTACTTCAGTTTTGTGGTAGTATGTACTAATTATAAGCGTTTCATTCAAGAAAAATTAGCTGATATTCGGATTTTAAAACTCCGTTGAAATAAAATAACGACAACATATTACCAAATCATTTCATCAATTGAGATttgcattttcatcatttcaaccaatTTCCCTTCATTTAATTAAAACGCAATCaacaatttcaatttccatTTTAGTGAGTGAAGCACATATGTAATGCAGAGTATTCAACTAATCTAACGAAAGGTATTTCTCAATGTTATCTTATCAGTTTAAGAGAGGATTATTTTGTAGCTAGCTAGAATTTCTTAGTTACTCTAGGATATCTTTTCAAAATTCATGCATTGCGCAAATGAAGCTCCTGTATAGAAGTTTCTttaatttgtaagttagtaGACCTTTCTATTATTTAGAAGCTCCCACAGAAGCTTCTGTGGCTTAATTGTTCCCCTACTCACTAAAGTTCAACTACTCGATCAATTTCCGACGAGGAAAATTATTAGTGCCAAAGCCCTACGATAATGAAAATTATTACTTGGTCAAACTGCATGTAGGACTGTAGGTTGACATGTTCCAAGTGGTGTCTCTTCCTCTTTTGAAGGGAAAAGTAGTCACTCTTGTGCCGTTTATAACCGTCATtcgaattaaaaagaaaaaaatacatacgAAACTTTCAATTTATTGAAAGCATGTTCTGGGTAGCCATGAAACCCCATGCAGCCAGCATGCGCAAGTTTGAAAATTTCAGAGGATTAACAATTGGAATGAGTCCCTAATAATCTCACATGTATTGATGTGTGTAATAGTGGTTTACTAGGGGAGGTTGCCAAGATTAGTTAAATATTTTTGAGGATTACATGAAATTTAGTGCAACACATGATCCCAGAAGCTCCCATGATCCAAGAATTAACTGACTTCCACAACCTTCTTCCAGCCGACAAAAATCTAGTATACAGTGCCTGCAAAGTTTGATCAAATCATATATTGACTTGTAATATGAAGATTAGTGCTCCCCAAATCTATCTTGCAACATTATGAAATCGCCAATGAGAAGTACACGTTCAAATATGATTTTACTTCTTTGATAATGTCAACGGTAATAAAAAACTGCTTAAGAGCTAATATGATATTTCCAGAAAATCAAATCTAAGGGGGTGTATTGGATATATAGTTTGATGAATTTTCATAAGGTTATGAATACATTGGATTTTAAAGGAGTTTACTTGACTTTCATGGACTCTATGTGGATTTTGATTGAATTATACATGACTTTTAATAGAGTTTGTGAGACTTCTATCATAAATTTTAATAGAGTTATGTGAATTGTCATGAACTTTTTATTGAtcaatttattaattaagtattgttatttttaatttttttcacattATTTGAAATGATTATTATGATCATGACAAAGTGGTCATATAAGGTGGTGGATTTGCCCATGTGGTATTTTTGGCAATATGGTGGTAGTGATGGTGGCGTATTTGGTGGCAACGTTAATAGTATGGGTGAAAATAGTGGTGGCGGCGTGGTGTTGGGATGGGTTGGTAGTGATGttgtggtgatgatggtggtagAGGTGGCAACCATAATGAATGTGGTGTCAGTGATACTCATGCTGGTGGTAACGACGACAATAAAAAAGTGGTCATTAGAGGTTGTGGTATGGTGGTGATGATCGTGACACGATGGTGAAAATCCATGGTGACGGTCATAGGAAGGTGGTAGTAGTCAAGGTAGTGTGGGGTGGGTGGGGGTGGCAGGGAGAGGGAGTGGGGTGGTGATGATGCCTATGGCAATGATGGTAGTGACAACGATGATGACCATGGTAGTGGAGGGCTAAAGAGATGGTGTTTGGGTCATAAATGAAATAAGGCATACTATagtacttatttatttttatttacgcAAAGTCACACAACTCCGGCCCACTAACTTTGAAGCCTAAAATTGGGGCTCAGACGACAAATTCATTTCACTTTAGCACGTGTAAGGGCTTGGATGGGTTCCTATCCGAAGCACATCTGCCACATAGGCAACCAAAGCTCAAGAATATCTTGCCCCCTTAAATGCCTATGCACATGTAATCTAACACACTGATGTCATTACTGCGATCGTGCTAACCGTCTCAAGACACAGTTGAAGGCCACCTACCAAAAATTATAGTCACTGTCAATGCTAAATGTGCAGTCTACCTTTACTTTAGCTCAATGATATGATCGAGGTTGCTCATTCTCCTTCCCTATAAATAGAGCctaaggtcttcaaggtcgagaCCTTCGTGAAGTTCAATCTCTACGATTAAACAAAAACTTTGAGAGATTATTCAATTAACCCAACCGTTTTTCAGCACAAACCCAGTTGCTCTTTAGTAAAAACTCTCTTAGCTCTTCAACTACAATCTTAAAGCTTTTCTTCAAAGCAAATACTGCTTACGATCCCTGAGATATAAAACTTTCACAACTCTACCACCTCGTGGTATGATTTAGTTGATGTACAATTCCAACCACATTGATTTCCTCTATGAGAAACATTTTTTGTACTAAGTCCAATTAGACACCAATGATCTCAGTAGACTCCTTCAGCATTATCTTTCCCTTCATGGACTGAATCTTGCTAGATTTTTACTAATGTCTCTACATTTTCAGTCAATTACATTTAATTATGTAGCTTAGCTAATCGGCCTAGAATTTACTTTTGTGAAACGTTTGTAATCTTGATTACATCATGTGGTGATTACATTTTGTTTCTCGTTTTAATTTATACTTTACTTCCATTTAATTTTTAGGCAAGCATACACGAAGCTACACTAAACTTTAAGTCCACATTTGCTCAATGAACAAAAAAGAACTAAATTGAACCAGTGTCCCACTTGATGCACAATCATTGGTTAAAAAGTCAGATTAATGCGCAACTTTCACACACAATCAAACACAAACTTTATTTGTTGGCAACCTTCAATAGTGCCACGCCTTTTTCTCTTGAGCCACCCTGTGGCACTGAGACCAAAAGCAACACTTAGGGCAAATATGTGTTGAACCCAGTCCAAACTCTGTCCAAGTTTTGACACCAACAAATGATCATGGTAAGGTGGTGGTGGCAACATGGTGGTGAAAGGGTAGTCCTTGCATATGGTGAGTGGTGGAGTATAttatcaaaaatgaaaaaaaaatgaaatacatTAAAATCTTAGGGGTAGAGGTTGTATTTGATATGCAATAAACTTACTATAAAAGAACTCAACGTTCATCAAAGTCCACGaccttttaaaatcctttaaaatcaatGAAACTTTGAATacacctattttttttttatagactcGCAAAAAGTCATAATTGAATACCATAAGATTTTTTGACTTTTTAGAAgacataaaaaatattttttcaataCAATGTGTCTTATTTACTCCTCCAAAGTCTGTATTTCCTAGATTTCAAAATCAAGTACATCAAATTCCATATACAATACATTCCCCCGCCGCCTTAGTCATTAATAGGATTCCTTGTTCTACAAGTATTGTAATTAATTGTAATCCTTGTATGCTCAAAGACTTAAGATGTATACAACTCTTTAAATGAAATCATCCAATATCCTGGTAATCCATGATCCACAAATAACTAATCAGTAATTCGTAGGGCAACTAGAAACTCTTCAATTAATAGGCTAATAACAAATTATATAGTTGGtattctaaaaatttaattatgacTCTTTATAATTaagattatttttctttatatatatatatatatatatttgaccGATTAATTCatggataaaataaaaaacatcacCTAGTCAATTGCATGGTACCCAGTACCAGTTCTATGCCTTTTATGTTAGCATGTACTAGCTAGGTTATTTTATAGTTTCCTCATCCATCACGCAGTCGAATAATCGATCACATAATCTTTGGTGAACGACgtgaaaattaatttgtttaatttccagctttccattgTTGCGATTGTAAGTTGCAAATGCTGATCTGATCATAAGTAGTGGAttgcaaattgaaaaattactgAGACAGCATGCTTCTAATTGTCTAATAACATACAAATGTCGGGCGATCGAACTTGGATGATATCCTCGCGTCATGATATATGCAAAAGTCAGTTAATTAAAGCTTTACGATGTGCAAGATGTTTTTGGCCCCTGAGAGTAGAGAGAGGCACAAGATTTGCATGGCTTTATTGTCACATATTATTAGTTGACTATGAGttggtgctttttttttttttttttgagaattgAACTTGCAACGAATTAAACTATCTAATCTGCACCACAAAATATGCTGGGGTTATTATTCTAGCATGTTCAAACAGCATTCATGGTAGGTATAAAATGGTCATATAATTCATGCACTATTTCTTTTGTGGAGTAAACTGTTGATTTACCCCCTGAACTTTCACTTAACTTTCGATTCACCCATGAACTTTtctattggaaaattaaggactcaaactaattttttttagctGATATGCCCCCTATTgttagtttttcatatattcCATCTATATTTCTGTTAAGTGAGACCATGTGCACAACATGTGAGGGTAGTTAAGTCATTTCActcttaaaaatgattaaaaaactgaaaataaataaaaagacaaaactTTCCCTCTATTTTTTCCCGCTAATTCCTatcctcaattttatttttccctctCATTCCTGTGCATGAGAAATGACTATAtggtgttattgtcttcataagTAGCTAAGTTGGTCTTTTTCTTAAAGCATGTactaccatttttattttctctaacaaataaataatttgataAATGCTCATGGTGTTATTGTCTCCAAAGCAGTGCATTAATATTAGAAACATGTTCATAATACTCATAAAAAAATGCTCAAGATAATTACATACTTTTCATAATGTCATAATAATCCCAATACAATTCCAGAGAATGATCCTTAAGAAGTTGGAAAGCATAACACCCTCAACCTTACTCAgccataaaaaatgaaaataagttcaGGTACAAGATTCCAACCAACCGAGGAAGGCCATGGAAAGTGTAGTTGATCTccacgtgtcatgtgcattttGAGCAAAATGTTTGTGCTCTTGTTTTGATAACTAAAACCTTATTTTGCTTGTATTTGGTTAAGTGGAATGCCCATATTTTGTAATTGAGATTCTATGGGTTATGTTCCTTATGGATGGTAAAATCTCTTATGTTTTCCAACTTCTTAAGGATCATTTTGTGGAATTGTATTGGGAttattagaccatctccaaaggagatgtcaaattttaaacctaaaatttaaatttgaaagcttACATGGcactttgacatcttttaaacttttgctttctaaccgatatgtcaaattttaaacataaaataataattcatatgtattttcttcgtattgggaatgaaaagaaacaaaaggataatgctttaaaccaataaaaaaattaataaaaatcatttaataattaattaaaaaaatctgaaggtgctgtcaaatttggcaACAAGGGGGAGAGATGTCAatccatgtcatgccacatcagaTTTGGCTTCTCGGTTGGAAAACATTAATGATGTCTTTTGTTACCGTTATTGCTGATTTGGacaatttgacatctcatttggagatgctcttatgaCATTATGAAAAGTAAGTAATTATCTTGAGCATTTTTTATGAGTATTATGAACATGTTTCTTATATTAATGCATTGCTTTGGAGATAATAACGGCATAAgcatttgtcaaattattaatttgtttgaaaaaataaaaatggtagtACATGCTTCAAGAAAAAGACTAACTTAGCTACTTTTGAAGACAATAACACCATATGTCATTTCTCATGCAGAAGAATGAGAGGGAATGATAAAATTGAGGATAGGAATTAGCGGGGAAAAATAGAgggaaagttttgttttttttttaattttttaattttcagttttttaatcaTTTCTAAGAGTGGAATGACTTAACTACCCTCACATCTTGTGCACATGGTCTCACTTAAtagaaatatggatggaatatatgaaaaactaaTGGTAGGGGACAAATCagctaaaaaaattagttggaatccttaattttccaatataaaagttcagggggg from Pyrus communis chromosome 9, drPyrComm1.1, whole genome shotgun sequence harbors:
- the LOC137744711 gene encoding dof zinc finger protein DOF3.5-like; its protein translation is MERAGWKPNDDHHHTFPNCPRCGCSNTKFCYYNNYSLTQPRYFCKGCKRYWTKGGSLRNVPVGGGCRRNRRGSKSLRLSATTTSTTEGHAHHNTKKSRASTYEGAHNSYGTNVLGDSTSPSVTQDGSHIDLALVYANFLKQKPDNSDSTTESDHQLPKFPSEFDPAALDFSSMELNMNNASSDNTSTQLMDNHYHQNGLVGSLGFHTLSHDHLSTENCSTNDRMYFGGLDPLIHHPEKHHHQHTSEVVQYASDFGLPPLPGQEALWSTTSQMMDSGSHTMQAGTSILGHELHNPNLLMDGWSPFDLPCNETFSRST